In Thermocrinis minervae, a single genomic region encodes these proteins:
- a CDS encoding ABC transporter permease translates to MIHILFVSFKLLTERKRQTLVSILGVAIGVTAFVVMTSLMFGFQHYFVNQVIDLEPHISIKPKEDLRISRIVEGFVEVYGSKPKEEDRINGWFELMRELEGMQEVIGVAPHLVVRGVLKYGVKEKPVNIIGIDPEYERRATVVERFLENKRLHSLSTNKDGIILGKLVARDLGIEDLGKKVILVTPNGKTTLLRVQDFFNSGITNIDNSRVYVNIKTLQALTDRPNEVNEIVVRIKDVNKAESLARMIAKEVNYQVESWQRAYVNFLQIFKIQNLITYMIVFAILTVSAFGIFNIIMMSVLEKRRDIAILMAMGYSTKDITLIFLLVGTLIGIVGGLIGCLGGFLLQEYLSSVELEVEGLIRTKGFILDRDPMYFVYGFISSFIFSLLASLYPSYRASKVNPVDIFRSSG, encoded by the coding sequence ATGATACACATCCTCTTTGTCTCTTTTAAACTACTTACGGAAAGAAAAAGGCAAACCCTGGTCTCCATCCTTGGCGTGGCCATAGGTGTGACTGCTTTCGTGGTAATGACATCTCTTATGTTTGGCTTTCAGCATTACTTCGTAAACCAGGTTATAGATCTAGAACCTCACATAAGCATAAAACCTAAGGAAGACCTAAGGATTAGTAGGATAGTAGAAGGGTTTGTGGAGGTCTATGGAAGCAAACCAAAGGAAGAGGACAGGATAAACGGATGGTTTGAGCTAATGAGGGAGCTAGAAGGTATGCAAGAGGTGATAGGTGTAGCCCCACACCTGGTAGTGAGGGGTGTGCTAAAGTACGGAGTAAAGGAGAAGCCAGTGAACATAATAGGCATAGATCCAGAGTACGAAAGGCGGGCAACGGTCGTAGAGAGGTTTTTGGAGAACAAAAGGCTCCACTCGCTCAGCACCAACAAGGATGGAATAATACTTGGAAAGTTGGTAGCTAGAGACCTTGGCATAGAAGACCTTGGTAAGAAAGTGATCCTTGTTACTCCTAACGGAAAGACTACCCTTCTTAGGGTTCAAGACTTCTTTAACTCTGGTATAACCAACATAGACAACTCAAGGGTCTATGTGAACATAAAAACTCTCCAAGCTTTAACAGACAGACCCAACGAGGTGAACGAGATAGTGGTAAGGATAAAGGACGTGAATAAAGCCGAGAGCCTAGCCAGGATGATAGCAAAGGAGGTAAACTACCAAGTGGAAAGCTGGCAGAGGGCCTACGTAAACTTCTTGCAGATCTTTAAGATACAGAATCTCATCACCTACATGATAGTCTTTGCTATACTCACCGTGTCAGCCTTTGGCATATTCAACATAATAATGATGAGCGTGCTGGAAAAGAGAAGAGACATAGCCATACTCATGGCCATGGGTTACTCAACAAAGGACATAACCCTCATATTTCTGCTGGTGGGAACCCTTATAGGCATCGTGGGAGGATTGATCGGATGTTTGGGAGGCTTCTTGCTTCAGGAGTATCTTTCCTCCGTGGAGCTTGAAGTGGAGGGCCTAATAAGAACCAAAGGCTTCATACTGGATAGGGATCCCATGTACTTTGTCTATGGGTTCATCTCCTCCTTTATCTTTTCGTTGCTTGCAAGTCTTTATCCTTCCTACAGGGCTAGCAAGGTAAACCCGGTAGACATATTCAGGAGTTCAGGCTAA
- the lysA gene encoding diaminopimelate decarboxylase, with translation MELLKEYNPYLEYKDGELYMEGVSLKELAQEYGTPLYVYSASYIRDRIREYRKAFPEALVCYAVKANFNPHIIQIAKEEGAGADIVSGGELHACLLAGMDPKKIVYAGVGKTIQELEYALREDILMFNVESLMELDVLNELAGRLGRKARVAIRVNPDVDPKTHPYISTGMKKSKFGVDIKTAKEVYEYARSLKNIEVVGIHCHIGSQILDISPYIEAVQKVVELYEYLENKGFNIQYLDVGGGLGIKYKPEQAAPHPSDLAQAIGPILKGVRARLVLEPGRSIVGNAGLLITQVQFLKDKGHKHFIIVDAGMNDLVRPAMYEAYHHIVPVVYKDTGYLKADVVGPICETGDFLALDREIQRVERGDYLAVLSAGAYGFAMSSQYNARPRACEVLVEKGQVRVIRERESYEDLFEKARV, from the coding sequence ATGGAGCTTCTGAAGGAGTACAACCCCTATTTGGAGTATAAAGATGGTGAGCTTTACATGGAAGGTGTTTCTCTAAAGGAGCTTGCCCAAGAGTACGGGACCCCTCTGTACGTCTACAGCGCAAGCTACATAAGGGACAGGATAAGAGAATACAGGAAGGCCTTCCCAGAAGCCCTCGTGTGCTATGCGGTAAAGGCCAACTTCAACCCTCACATAATACAGATAGCCAAAGAAGAAGGTGCTGGTGCTGACATAGTATCGGGGGGAGAGCTACACGCCTGCCTACTGGCTGGCATGGACCCTAAGAAGATAGTGTACGCGGGTGTGGGGAAGACTATCCAAGAGCTTGAATACGCTCTAAGGGAAGATATCCTTATGTTCAACGTAGAGTCTCTCATGGAGCTTGACGTACTGAATGAGCTAGCTGGGAGGTTAGGAAGGAAGGCAAGAGTAGCCATAAGGGTAAACCCAGACGTAGACCCAAAGACCCACCCTTACATATCAACGGGGATGAAGAAGAGCAAGTTTGGAGTGGACATAAAGACTGCGAAAGAGGTATACGAGTATGCCAGAAGCCTTAAAAACATAGAGGTTGTAGGCATACACTGTCACATAGGCTCTCAGATACTGGACATATCACCTTACATAGAAGCTGTTCAGAAAGTAGTAGAACTCTACGAGTACCTAGAGAATAAAGGCTTTAACATCCAGTATCTGGACGTAGGTGGGGGTCTTGGCATAAAGTACAAACCGGAGCAGGCAGCTCCTCATCCCTCGGACCTGGCTCAGGCCATAGGTCCTATCCTTAAGGGAGTGAGAGCTAGACTCGTGCTTGAACCAGGAAGGTCCATAGTAGGGAATGCAGGCCTTCTGATAACCCAAGTACAGTTCCTTAAAGACAAAGGACACAAACACTTCATCATAGTGGACGCAGGTATGAATGACCTTGTAAGGCCTGCCATGTACGAAGCTTATCACCACATAGTGCCTGTGGTTTACAAGGATACAGGTTACCTAAAGGCAGACGTGGTGGGTCCCATATGCGAGACGGGAGACTTCCTAGCGTTGGACAGAGAGATACAAAGGGTAGAGAGAGGAGACTACTTGGCTGTACTCTCGGCTGGTGCCTACGGCTTTGCTATGTCTTCTCAGTACAACGCAAGACCAAGAGCGTGCGAAGTGCTTGTGGAAAAAGGTCAGGTCAGAGTCATAAGAGAAAGGGAAAGCTACGAAGACCTTTTTGAAAAGGCAAGGGTATGA
- a CDS encoding HD domain-containing protein, with protein sequence MMENVEFVKGVKHTAHGLNFYLSYFDDIARLLPREDYCFVVGGWVRDRLLGEPIGYSVDVDLLVTCSPTKIAKEFAQLIGGSYFEFEKKGLLRRPTVATVVLRLGPYRYRFDFSQIKGRDVEKALIEDLKSRDFTANAMAVSIDDILSIGAKQTIIYDPTGGVEDLEKGILRPVSTQNLEEDPVRILRGFRLAVEKDLQLTEDFYQFVKKKAHLLAKAPAERISLELLKILRSERSARVIRDLYEHGILEVIVPEVARLREIKDQGQHHIYPLDEHTLKVLEHLEEVLKEKEKYLHAELLKDLGSMHVHGDFSDVELLKLASLLHDIAKPHTFAIKDGKVTFYNHDKLGSQIALEVCRRLRLGEQAAKFVAKIVEHHLRPFYLRESLEKGQLTRKGLARFWVDCEDVAPHLFLHAIADGLASGDSQEEMLNLLKTIEELTHFKLSMNSQTKLEPLLNGKEIMEIFKVPQGPIVGKLKNLLLEAQMEGKVKTKEEAIEFLRSYLSNSNLTGEPSGNLSS encoded by the coding sequence ATGATGGAAAACGTAGAGTTTGTCAAGGGAGTAAAGCATACGGCGCACGGACTCAACTTCTACCTGTCTTACTTTGATGACATTGCAAGACTGCTACCTAGAGAAGACTATTGTTTTGTGGTGGGCGGTTGGGTAAGAGACAGACTTCTGGGGGAACCCATAGGCTACAGTGTAGATGTAGACCTTTTGGTTACGTGCAGTCCTACAAAGATAGCTAAGGAGTTTGCTCAGCTTATAGGTGGTTCATACTTTGAGTTTGAGAAGAAGGGACTTTTGAGAAGACCCACGGTAGCTACAGTAGTGCTGAGACTTGGACCATACCGTTACAGGTTTGATTTCTCTCAGATAAAGGGCAGGGATGTGGAGAAGGCTCTTATAGAGGACTTAAAAAGTAGGGACTTTACAGCCAACGCTATGGCTGTAAGCATAGACGACATTCTAAGTATAGGAGCAAAGCAGACCATAATATACGACCCTACGGGCGGAGTGGAAGACCTGGAGAAAGGTATTCTAAGGCCTGTGTCCACACAGAATTTAGAGGAGGATCCTGTCAGGATACTTAGAGGCTTTAGACTTGCTGTAGAAAAGGATCTACAGCTTACAGAAGACTTTTACCAGTTTGTGAAGAAGAAAGCCCACCTTTTAGCCAAAGCTCCTGCGGAGAGGATAAGCCTGGAACTGCTTAAGATCCTGAGGAGTGAGAGGTCTGCAAGGGTAATAAGGGACCTCTACGAGCATGGTATTTTAGAAGTGATAGTACCAGAGGTGGCAAGGCTAAGAGAAATAAAGGATCAAGGACAGCACCACATATATCCCCTTGACGAGCACACCCTTAAGGTCTTGGAGCATCTTGAAGAAGTGCTAAAGGAGAAGGAAAAGTACCTACATGCAGAACTCCTTAAGGATCTGGGTTCTATGCATGTCCACGGCGATTTTTCTGACGTTGAGCTTTTAAAGCTTGCTAGTCTGCTCCATGACATTGCCAAGCCTCATACCTTTGCCATAAAGGACGGGAAGGTAACCTTCTACAATCACGACAAGCTGGGAAGCCAGATAGCCCTTGAAGTATGCAGAAGGTTAAGGCTAGGAGAGCAGGCCGCAAAGTTCGTGGCAAAGATAGTGGAACATCACCTAAGACCTTTCTACCTGAGGGAGTCGTTGGAAAAAGGACAGCTAACCAGGAAGGGTCTGGCTAGGTTCTGGGTAGACTGTGAAGATGTAGCTCCGCACCTGTTTTTGCACGCCATAGCGGATGGCTTAGCAAGTGGAGACTCTCAGGAGGAGATGCTAAACCTACTAAAAACCATAGAAGAGCTAACGCACTTTAAGCTTTCTATGAATAGTCAAACTAAGCTGGAGCCACTGCTCAACGGAAAAGAGATCATGGAGATATTCAAAGTTCCGCAGGGTCCTATTGTCGGTAAGCTAAAAAATTTACTCTTAGAGGCCCAGATGGAAGGAAAGGTGAAGACAAAGGAGGAAGCCATAGAGTTCCTAAGGAGTTATCTCTCCAACTCAAACTTGACTGGAGAGCCATCTGGGAACCTAAGCTCGTAG
- a CDS encoding CBS domain-containing protein codes for MKVVVLEEGADLDALASAFGVTLLFEDAYVYVPSKLSYRASQAYKIFSDIIRKTDKLPEEFELVLVDSHNVEDYLGLYRIKKVYIYDHHPKAPKDFDGKVEPVGSTTTLVVEELMKRGISLFSKEATLLALGIYEDTGSLTYEGTTQRDVKALEWLFGFGVDLKLIKSILHRRVSLQDLRFLSESVESIEELYLNGKRIVILVFKAEEYREGLLEDVYRLREVEDSDAFFVIVQAGDKVYLFGRSIRGSFDVAQVLEKLGGGGHEYASALKLHHVSAERVRSLLVKLLKGEHVPLRVKDVMSYPPFVLHKDTSVKDAVSELSQRNFAGCPVVDDEGKVVGVVYKKNLLKVLKRYQEDPIGNFMVEEVHTLKEDDLIWKAEEILSSFGEKLIPVVDDSGAPVGVVTRFDILRILKEHTYPQKAHIKTLKLPKNIESLCREIGSLAERMGYKAYLVGGVVRDMLMNKEVWDLDVVVEGNAIELAGELARIHGVDLHPFPEFGTAHLKIDSIKLEFATTRRETYPHPGAYPLVEFASLREDLLRRDFTINAMAVSLMSEDFGTLIDYFGGLRDLKDKLIRVLHPLSFVEDPVRILRALRFAGRLGFRLSKSTEKLLIKAVELGLLKEAPQGRIFSEIRLALREENLPEIIKLYKKYRVLESLFEGFSWDDQLERRLKGLRSVIEWHRIEFPQERLDYGWLYLMLLLLRVDAAGYMNFLNAPSWVRQGYTFLKKDLDRLLGDLKKAQKPSEVYRLLKGKHLSVLLLLMSFPEVQDRVKLYLEKLRHVKVDPREFSGLSGPDLGKAMEEKKSQLMDSLFSLNS; via the coding sequence ATGAAGGTAGTGGTATTAGAAGAAGGGGCAGACTTGGACGCTCTGGCTTCCGCTTTTGGTGTGACCCTCCTGTTTGAAGATGCATACGTCTACGTGCCTTCTAAACTCTCCTACAGGGCATCGCAGGCCTATAAGATATTTTCCGACATCATAAGAAAGACGGACAAGCTACCCGAGGAGTTTGAGCTTGTTCTTGTAGACTCTCACAACGTGGAAGACTACCTAGGACTCTATAGGATAAAAAAGGTTTACATCTACGATCACCATCCAAAGGCGCCCAAGGATTTTGATGGAAAGGTAGAGCCTGTGGGAAGCACCACTACGCTGGTGGTAGAAGAGTTGATGAAGAGGGGGATTTCCTTGTTTTCTAAGGAGGCTACCCTCTTAGCCCTGGGTATCTATGAGGATACGGGAAGCCTCACCTACGAAGGTACTACACAGAGGGACGTGAAAGCCCTTGAGTGGCTCTTCGGCTTTGGGGTGGACCTTAAGCTCATAAAGAGCATATTACACAGGCGCGTGAGTCTTCAAGATCTTCGTTTCCTATCGGAAAGCGTAGAGTCCATAGAAGAGCTATACCTAAACGGCAAGAGAATAGTCATCTTGGTCTTTAAGGCGGAGGAGTACAGGGAAGGTCTGTTGGAGGATGTCTACAGGCTCAGAGAGGTTGAGGACTCTGATGCCTTCTTCGTGATAGTCCAAGCAGGGGACAAGGTGTACCTTTTTGGAAGATCCATAAGAGGCTCCTTTGATGTGGCCCAGGTTCTGGAAAAGCTAGGTGGTGGTGGACACGAATATGCCAGTGCTCTAAAGCTACATCATGTTTCTGCCGAAAGGGTAAGGTCTTTACTTGTCAAACTCCTTAAAGGTGAGCACGTTCCACTACGTGTGAAGGATGTGATGAGCTATCCACCTTTTGTCCTGCATAAGGACACTTCTGTGAAAGATGCTGTGAGCGAGCTCTCCCAGAGAAACTTCGCCGGCTGCCCTGTGGTAGACGATGAAGGCAAGGTGGTGGGAGTGGTCTACAAGAAGAACCTCCTTAAGGTCCTAAAAAGATATCAGGAAGACCCTATAGGGAACTTTATGGTGGAAGAGGTACACACCCTCAAGGAAGATGACCTCATTTGGAAGGCCGAGGAGATCCTCTCCAGCTTTGGAGAGAAACTCATACCGGTAGTGGATGACAGCGGTGCGCCTGTGGGTGTAGTCACAAGGTTTGACATACTTAGGATCCTAAAGGAGCATACCTATCCACAGAAGGCACATATAAAAACTTTGAAGCTTCCCAAGAACATAGAAAGCCTGTGTAGGGAAATAGGATCACTTGCCGAGAGGATGGGATACAAGGCTTATTTGGTGGGTGGTGTGGTGAGGGATATGCTCATGAACAAGGAAGTTTGGGATTTGGATGTGGTAGTAGAGGGCAATGCTATAGAGCTTGCTGGAGAGCTCGCCAGGATCCATGGCGTGGATCTCCATCCCTTCCCAGAGTTTGGAACAGCACACCTTAAGATAGACTCCATAAAGCTTGAGTTTGCCACCACCAGGAGGGAGACCTATCCGCATCCAGGAGCTTACCCGTTAGTAGAGTTTGCATCTTTAAGGGAGGACCTTTTAAGGAGGGACTTTACCATAAACGCCATGGCCGTTTCCTTGATGTCTGAAGACTTTGGTACTCTTATAGACTACTTTGGTGGTCTAAGAGACCTAAAGGATAAGCTGATCAGAGTTCTGCACCCACTATCCTTCGTGGAAGACCCTGTAAGAATACTTAGGGCTCTAAGGTTTGCAGGCAGGCTTGGCTTTAGGCTTTCAAAGAGTACAGAAAAACTGTTGATAAAAGCAGTAGAGTTAGGCCTTTTGAAGGAAGCTCCACAAGGCAGGATCTTCTCTGAGATAAGGCTAGCACTAAGGGAAGAAAACCTTCCGGAGATAATAAAGCTTTACAAAAAGTACCGTGTGCTGGAGAGTTTATTTGAAGGCTTCAGCTGGGACGATCAGCTGGAGAGAAGGTTGAAAGGTCTAAGGTCCGTTATAGAATGGCACAGGATAGAATTTCCTCAAGAACGTCTAGACTACGGGTGGCTTTACCTCATGCTCCTTCTCCTAAGGGTAGACGCAGCTGGCTACATGAATTTCCTTAACGCACCTTCGTGGGTAAGGCAGGGGTATACCTTCCTCAAGAAGGATCTAGACAGACTGCTTGGAGACTTAAAGAAGGCCCAAAAACCCTCGGAGGTTTACAGACTCCTTAAAGGTAAGCATCTTTCTGTACTCCTCCTGCTTATGAGTTTCCCAGAGGTTCAAGACAGAGTAAAGCTTTACCTTGAGAAGCTAAGACATGTTAAGGTGGACCCAAGGGAGTTTTCTGGACTCTCTGGACCAGACTTGGGTAAAGCCATGGAGGAAAAGAAGAGCCAACTTATGGACAGCCTCTTTAGCCTGAACTCCTGA
- a CDS encoding ComF family protein — translation MDLLKLPLRLLGIVEEGCINCGGTLDNLSQGYFCSPCLDSIKPFHPYEYKRIPYLFSYRVFGLYQGVLREVIRVIKFENSKTLAYELGRRIAPYLWEYIEEIGPDVITYPPLNIRRFWSRGFNHVKAILQGAQVPALQLFERVGLSKPMALAKGKEERKRYAKEYRLKKEIIDFVEGKRILVVDDLITTGTTVSRLAELLLCVGADEVHGFFVAGE, via the coding sequence ATGGACCTTTTAAAGCTACCTCTGAGGCTGCTTGGAATAGTGGAAGAGGGATGTATAAACTGCGGTGGTACTTTAGACAACCTCAGTCAGGGTTACTTCTGCAGTCCCTGCCTTGACAGCATAAAGCCCTTCCATCCGTACGAGTACAAGAGGATTCCTTATCTCTTTTCGTACAGAGTGTTTGGTCTCTACCAAGGGGTACTCAGGGAGGTAATAAGGGTTATAAAGTTTGAAAACTCCAAGACTCTTGCTTATGAGCTTGGCAGAAGGATAGCACCATACCTTTGGGAGTACATAGAGGAGATAGGGCCAGACGTAATAACCTACCCACCTTTAAACATAAGAAGATTTTGGTCCAGGGGCTTTAACCACGTGAAGGCCATACTACAGGGAGCACAGGTGCCAGCTCTACAGCTATTTGAGAGGGTTGGTCTTTCCAAACCCATGGCCCTAGCAAAGGGCAAAGAAGAGAGAAAAAGATATGCTAAAGAGTACAGGCTTAAGAAAGAGATCATAGACTTTGTGGAGGGTAAAAGGATACTAGTAGTGGATGATCTTATAACCACGGGCACTACAGTCAGCAGGCTTGCAGAACTTTTACTCTGCGTAGGTGCGGATGAGGTTCATGGCTTTTTTGTGGCGGGAGAGTGA
- a CDS encoding efflux RND transporter periplasmic adaptor subunit: protein MKRLIYLLPIPLAVLLVLGIIHKLRETDKHYTVQERVIKVMVYASGYTRPENYVIVKSEVSGVVKDVYVKEGDFVKRGQVLATIDSSTLREQLRALRERRLLVEERLKEGSPYRKSLEEEIQNLEENVQKLKSYYERRKELYKQGLIPKEQMEEAERSYTAALRSYERAKSSYQDNISALTTERRELLAQEKALQEDIRKYTVRSPTEGYILAKYVNPGDYVNSVSDNRMFEIGDIKKMEVWLDVDEEYMSLLREGQRVFIKLDAFPGKTFEGRLVLVNRSIDKSRRTFRVKVEANLPPDTPANATVEANVFVEEKKALLIPREAYKDGYVLKDEGIRVVRVPVKVGHMVEDRYYEVLEGLKPGDKILLP, encoded by the coding sequence ATGAAAAGGCTTATCTACCTTCTCCCCATCCCTCTAGCTGTACTCTTAGTCCTTGGTATCATCCACAAGCTTAGAGAAACAGACAAACACTACACAGTCCAAGAAAGAGTGATAAAGGTAATGGTCTATGCCTCAGGCTACACAAGACCAGAAAATTATGTGATCGTAAAGTCTGAAGTTTCGGGAGTAGTGAAAGATGTCTACGTTAAAGAGGGTGACTTTGTAAAAAGAGGCCAGGTTTTGGCCACCATAGATAGCTCAACCTTAAGAGAGCAGTTAAGGGCTCTAAGGGAGAGACGACTGTTAGTCGAAGAGAGATTAAAAGAAGGCTCACCCTACAGGAAAAGCCTTGAGGAGGAGATTCAAAATCTTGAGGAGAATGTACAGAAGCTAAAAAGCTACTACGAGAGGAGGAAAGAGCTATACAAGCAGGGTCTCATACCAAAGGAACAGATGGAGGAGGCCGAAAGGAGCTATACAGCAGCACTAAGATCTTACGAAAGGGCAAAGAGCTCCTACCAGGACAACATAAGCGCCCTCACGACAGAAAGGAGAGAACTCCTTGCTCAAGAGAAAGCCCTCCAAGAGGACATCAGAAAATACACAGTAAGGAGTCCTACGGAGGGATACATCCTGGCAAAGTACGTAAACCCAGGCGACTACGTAAACTCTGTATCCGACAACAGGATGTTTGAAATAGGCGATATAAAAAAGATGGAGGTGTGGCTGGACGTAGATGAGGAGTACATGAGTCTTCTAAGGGAAGGGCAAAGGGTGTTCATAAAGCTTGATGCCTTTCCAGGCAAGACCTTTGAAGGCAGGCTCGTCCTGGTGAATAGGAGCATAGACAAAAGCAGGAGAACCTTTAGAGTAAAGGTGGAGGCAAACCTTCCACCCGATACCCCAGCCAACGCCACAGTAGAGGCCAATGTATTCGTTGAGGAAAAAAAGGCTCTACTTATACCAAGAGAAGCTTACAAGGACGGCTATGTGCTCAAGGACGAAGGCATAAGGGTGGTAAGGGTACCCGTCAAGGTAGGCCACATGGTGGAGGATAGGTACTATGAAGTGCTTGAAGGTCTAAAGCCAGGCGATAAGATACTCCTACCATGA
- a CDS encoding peptidoglycan DD-metalloendopeptidase family protein, with translation MVLLLIALALLFSGCASTDRWQAEEHKAKEVTSCKVHFREEKDFSFFRIEANRKVDYRVFTMKNPSRVVLDLFCQDVKVSTGPIRVGKHPWGTRIVYQAHVKKIREEIVSSEPFILEIKVERQTEKLPEEEKPLRVKVPAFSVRGIKKEAKGYWIETSCDEFFRAVEDGQVLYAGNDLKSYGWVLIVKHKDGYMSVYTYASDLLVKRRGEAVKKNQPLGKVGRRDESCGILYELRFPDGSPVKFELER, from the coding sequence ATGGTACTGTTACTGATAGCATTAGCCTTATTGTTTAGTGGATGCGCTTCCACAGACAGGTGGCAAGCGGAAGAGCACAAGGCAAAAGAGGTTACATCTTGTAAGGTGCATTTTAGAGAAGAGAAAGATTTTTCCTTCTTCAGGATAGAGGCAAACAGAAAGGTGGACTACAGAGTGTTTACGATGAAGAACCCAAGCAGGGTAGTTTTGGACCTCTTCTGTCAAGATGTAAAGGTCTCTACTGGACCTATCCGCGTAGGCAAACATCCTTGGGGGACGAGGATAGTCTACCAGGCTCACGTAAAGAAGATAAGGGAGGAAATAGTAAGCTCAGAACCTTTCATATTGGAGATCAAGGTAGAAAGGCAGACAGAAAAACTTCCAGAGGAAGAAAAACCCCTAAGGGTAAAGGTGCCCGCCTTTTCTGTAAGAGGCATAAAGAAGGAAGCCAAAGGCTACTGGATAGAGACATCCTGTGATGAGTTCTTCAGGGCAGTAGAGGATGGGCAAGTACTCTACGCAGGTAACGATTTAAAAAGCTACGGATGGGTGCTCATAGTAAAACACAAAGATGGGTACATGTCTGTTTATACCTACGCGAGTGATCTTTTGGTGAAAAGGAGGGGAGAGGCTGTCAAAAAGAACCAACCCTTAGGAAAGGTAGGCAGGAGAGACGAGTCATGTGGAATCCTCTACGAGCTTAGGTTCCCAGATGGCTCTCCAGTCAAGTTTGAGTTGGAGAGATAA
- the rimO gene encoding 30S ribosomal protein S12 methylthiotransferase RimO: protein MKIGVINLGCAKNLVDTENLIGRLLAGGANITSNAEEADLIIINTCGFIEPAKLESIQTILEFAENKRVIVMGCLVERYKEELQKELPEVEAFFGTQSHEEIARYLNLEERPYERVLTTPGAYAYLKIAEGCNRLCSFCAIPMIRGRHRSKPIEKIVSEAENLARKGVKELCIVSQDTGYYGKDLYHRKALVELLERLQRIEGIEWIRLLYLYPSDVDEDLLSFMASSQKVLPYLDIPLQHVSDKVLKSMRRGYTKKDIMDLLDKIHKHLPNAVLRTTFIVGYPEEEESDFQELLRLVEEGHFHWVGVFEYYHEEGTHAYSLGDKVPKREKHRRFKELTSLAKKIFKKKAKELVGRRLMVLVDGFDQEFGLVPIGRSYMHAPEVDGVIYIESERELRKGDMVEVEVLKVKDYDLVARVS, encoded by the coding sequence ATGAAGATAGGCGTCATAAACTTGGGCTGCGCCAAGAATCTCGTCGATACAGAAAACCTAATAGGCAGGCTTCTGGCTGGGGGTGCAAACATAACGTCCAACGCAGAAGAGGCAGACCTCATCATAATAAACACGTGCGGTTTTATAGAACCTGCCAAACTGGAAAGCATACAGACCATTCTGGAATTTGCTGAGAACAAGAGGGTTATAGTAATGGGGTGCCTGGTAGAAAGGTACAAAGAAGAGCTACAAAAAGAGCTTCCAGAAGTAGAAGCCTTTTTTGGAACACAGAGCCACGAGGAGATAGCCAGGTACCTCAATCTCGAAGAAAGGCCCTACGAGAGAGTCCTTACCACCCCCGGTGCTTACGCTTATCTAAAGATAGCCGAAGGATGTAACAGACTCTGTTCCTTCTGTGCCATACCTATGATAAGGGGGCGACACAGATCCAAACCTATTGAGAAGATAGTCTCGGAGGCTGAGAACCTGGCCAGGAAGGGTGTTAAAGAGCTATGCATAGTCTCCCAGGATACAGGCTACTATGGAAAGGATCTATACCACAGGAAAGCTCTAGTGGAACTCCTTGAAAGGCTTCAAAGGATAGAAGGAATAGAGTGGATAAGGCTTCTCTACCTGTATCCTTCAGACGTGGACGAGGATCTCCTTTCCTTTATGGCCAGCTCTCAGAAGGTATTACCCTACCTGGACATCCCCCTACAACACGTATCGGACAAAGTCCTAAAGAGTATGAGAAGAGGCTACACAAAGAAGGACATCATGGATCTTCTGGATAAGATCCACAAACACCTACCCAACGCAGTACTTAGGACAACCTTTATAGTAGGCTACCCAGAGGAGGAAGAATCTGACTTTCAAGAACTACTTAGGTTAGTTGAAGAGGGACACTTCCACTGGGTGGGAGTCTTTGAGTATTATCATGAAGAAGGAACGCATGCCTACAGCTTGGGAGATAAGGTACCCAAGAGGGAAAAGCACAGGAGGTTTAAAGAGCTCACATCCCTGGCCAAAAAGATCTTCAAAAAGAAGGCAAAGGAGCTCGTAGGTAGGAGGCTGATGGTTCTTGTGGATGGTTTTGACCAGGAGTTTGGTCTTGTACCCATCGGAAGGTCTTACATGCATGCTCCAGAAGTAGACGGAGTAATTTACATAGAGTCAGAAAGGGAGCTAAGGAAGGGAGACATGGTAGAGGTTGAGGTGCTCAAAGTCAAAGATTATGACCTTGTAGCCCGCGTGAGCTAA